In Castanea sativa cultivar Marrone di Chiusa Pesio chromosome 6, ASM4071231v1, a single window of DNA contains:
- the LOC142637901 gene encoding uncharacterized protein LOC142637901, with protein sequence MEAQKKKHKLVVGLFLFIVFLFEPGVRAWTGEIHGRVFCDVCSDSSIGPEDHALEGAEVAVLCITKSGEVLNYQAFTNAKGIYTVAETMPESDRWDACLARPISSFHEHCTHLGDGSTGIKFSYNHPSGYSHAVRTFVYRPASVPTYCI encoded by the exons ATGGAAGCTCAGAAGAAGAAGCATAAACTGGTGGTGGGTCTGTTTCTTTTCATCGTGTTCTTGTTTGAGCCTGGTGTGAGAGCTTGGACTGGTGAAATCCATGGCAGAGTCTTTTGTGATGTCTGTAGCGATTCCTCTATTGGTCCTGAGGATCATGCTCTTGAAG GTGCTGAGGTAGCTGTTCTTTGCATCACAAAGTCAGGTGAAGTCTTAAATTATCAGGCATTCACAAATGCAAAGGGGATATACACAGTAGCAGAGACAATGCCTGAGAGTGACCGCTGGGATGCATGCCTTGCACGGCCCATAAGCAGTTTCCATGAACACTGTACACATCTTGGTGATGGCAGCACTGGAATCAAGTTCAGCTATAATCACCCGTCTGGTTATTCTCACGCCGTCAGAACGTTTGTCTATAGACCTGCCAGTGTGCCAACATACTgcatttga
- the LOC142638435 gene encoding putative folate-biopterin transporter 4, translated as MIAWLKQLKASFGASFIWLICLIYFTQGFRSFVWTAVSYQLKDRLQLSPSASQFVSSIAFFPWSIKPLYGILSDCIPIKGRKRIPYLVIATVLSLLPWLVLGLNATLRNSTWHLMIFLTVQNLGSAMADVVVDAMIAEAVRFERASFAGDLQTISWLAMALGGICGSLLGGFALTNLQIDTIFLLFSILPAIQLLSCALVEENSVDSNNSSSSLVVNGNSIQDEDNSLGKKSDIGNLRRKKSQKNSKQKAVVPSESKIPEKVDSLALRLFNSLKAAAYSLCHAFKQPIILRPMTWFFLAHVTVPNLSTVMFYYQTELLNLDASFLGTVRVVGWFSLMLGTFIYNRYLKTMKLRRILMWAHIGLSILTLLDIVLVSRMNVAFGISDKIMVLCGSALADAVNQFKFMPFLILSGKLCPPGIEGTLFALFMSINNLGSTLGSFMGAGLASILNISSGSFDNLLVGIVIQVLCTFIPIAFLFLIPKEATGISA; from the exons atgataGCATGGTTGAAACAGTTAAAGGCATCGTTTGGAGCTTCGTTCATTTGGCTTATTTGCTTGATTTACTTCACCCAg GGTTTCAGATCCTTTGTATGGACAGCAGTTTCCTACCAGCTGAAAGACAGGCTTCAGTTGTCGCCCTCAGCCTCCCAATTTGTGTCTTCAATAGCATTTTTTCCATGGAGCATTAAACCATTATATGG AATTTTGTCTGATTGTATCcctataaaaggaagaaaaaggatTCCATACTTAGTGATTGCAACTGTGCTCTCTCTCTTGCCATGGCTTGTTTTAGGCCTAAATGCAACCCTGAGGAATTCCACGTGGCACCTCATGATCTTCTTAACAGTGCAGAATCTAGGTTCAGCGATGGCAGATGTGGTAGTTGATGCAATGATTGCTGAAGCAGTAAGATTTGAGCG GGCCTCATTTGCTGGAGACCTACAGACAATATCTTGGTTGGCAATGGCTTTGGGAGGAATATGTGGGAGTTTGCTAGGTGGTTTTGCATTAACAAACTTGCAGATAGatacaatttttcttcttttttccataCTTCCAGCCATACAGTTATTGTCATGTGCTTTGGTAGAGGAGAATTCAGTGGACAGTAATAATTCAAGTAGCTCCCTAGTGGTCAATGGGAACAGCATTCAGGATGAAGATAATTCATTAGGAAAGAAGTCTGATATTGGCAATTTGAGGAGAAAGAAGAGCCAAAAGAATAGCAAACAAAAAGCAGTTGTCCCTAGTGAATCCAAGATTCCTGAAAAAGTTGACTCCTTGGCATTACGTTTGTTCAATTCTCTGAAAGCAGCTGCTTACAGTTTGTGCCATGCTTTTAAACAACCAATCATTTTGAG ACCAATGACTTGGTTTTTCCTAGCACATGTTACTGTTCCAAACCTCTCGACCGTCATGTTCTATTACCAGACAGAGTTATTAAACCTGGATGCATCTTTCTTGGGGACAGTGCGTGTTGTTGGATGGTTTAGCCTCATGCTTGGAACCTTCATTTACAATCGCTACTTAAAGACCATGAAGTTACGGAGAATCCTCAT GTGGGCTCATATTGGTTTGTCTATCTTGACTCTCCTAGATATTGTTCTAGTGTCTCGAATGAATGTTGCCTTTGGAATATCAGATAAGATCATGGTGCTCTGTGGATCAGCTCTTGCTGATGCAGTAAATCAGTTTAA GTTTATGCCATTCCTGATCTTATCTGGAAAGCTTTGCCCTCCAGGAATTGAAGGGACTTTATTTGCCCTTTTTATGTCAATAAACAACTTAGGGTCCACTCTGGGATCATTCATGGGTGCTGGGCTGGCTTCTATTTTGAACATCTCTTCTGGTTCTTTTGACAACCTTCTTGTAGGCATTGTCATTCAAGTCCTCTGCACTTTCATTCCAATTGCATTTCTGTTTTTGATACCAAAAGAAGCTACAGGGATATCAGCATAG